The Acanthopagrus latus isolate v.2019 chromosome 20, fAcaLat1.1, whole genome shotgun sequence genomic sequence CAACAGGAATACACCTAAACTCACACTTgtgtcattttaatgatatttattttctcatctttgCCTATGTTTGGTGTTTGgaggtaatccaaaagtaacaGAAAGTAATTAAGTTACTTTAATGTTGTGATAATTGGATTAGTATTTAAGAACTAATGAGCTGAGACTGAATTAagaaaaatctataaaaaagtAACTGTCTCTGTGCAGGTACGACTATGAGACCGATGGACCCTCTGACGGCGGCGAATCCTCCGACTTCTCGTGGCACGAGGAGGAGCAGGCGTCGCTCCGACAGTCGCTCCGCAGCCTCCAGACTCAGTTCGCCGCTGAGCGCGCTCGGAGGGAAGAGTCGGAGCGAGAGGCCGAGCTGCTCGCCGCTGAAAATGAAgctctggagcagcagctgacagggATGGACGCATGTCGGGTATGTGAGAATTTGCCACCCCGGCAGCATATTGGTAGTGTGACTAAATGTAGCTGctattagcttgttagctcagttagctgagCAGCTAGCGGTCTGGGAATGTTTGGtaagctggttagcatgccaacgTCAGTCTTTATCTCTGCATCACAACATGTGgacatcataacatcaaaacttatttcttcacattctggtgatgattttagttaattttttttaatgttatcaaccaaaatcttacatattgcacctttaaaatcatGTAGATGAACTCAAAAATGTATCAGTTAACTTCTGTAATACGCCCTTCTGTAAAACTTTGatataaaagtacaaaatataGACTagattgataaaaaaaatgttgttgctgtCGACTTGTGTTCCTCTGAAGTAAAGTCAGAGTGGAATCACAAGGACTCTTGGACTCATTCTCCTCTCACATCATCTCTTTTCTAATTTattcttctctctgcttcagGCCAGAGTGTCTGAGCTGGAGCGGGAGGTCGATGAGCTCCGTCAGCTCTGGAAATCAGACTCCTCCACCAGATCCAACAGGCCGGACATCATCCACAGCCTGCTGCCCAACTCCATGTTCCTCCACccggaggaggagggtgaagggtATGGGGCTGCAGTGAGAAGCCCTCGGGTCCTGAAGCGTTGGGACAGCGAGCGGCTGATGAAGGCGGCCCAGATGCCCGACTCTCCTGATAGGATCTACGACCACGAGTGCTCCTGCGTGCGCCGAGCCGAGGTGGTGAAGTACCGCGGGATCTCGCTGCTCAACGAGGTCGACGCCCAGTACAGTGCCTTGCAGGTGAAGTACGACGAGCTGCTGCGCCGCTGTCACCAGGGGCaaccggaggaggaggaggaggaggatgagcagAGCCACAAGTCGGTCCAGACTGCGTCCCTCGCCACCTCTTGTCCCGCTCTGACGGACCTGGAGGGCTTTGAGGACGACTTTCACCAGCCGGAGTACAAGGAACTTTTTAGGGAAATTTTCTCTCGTATTCAGAAAACCAAAGAGGACCTgatggaaaacagagagagactctCAGCTGGTGAAGTGCTGCCTTCTTTGCATtagaaaaggaacaaaaaaaaagacctgctGCAAATTAATTATTGGTCTTCCAGTTAAAGAGCGACTCTTTGGAAAGACttcaaaacagcagcacatgaaGCTAACAAACT encodes the following:
- the LOC119010098 gene encoding cerebellar degeneration-related protein 2-like, with product MLTDRIVEEEFEIKEEEPWYDKQDLEHDLQLAAELGKTLLERNRELEQGLQQMYSTNQEQLQEIEYLTKQVDLLRQVNDQHAKVYEQLDVSARELEQSNHKLVLDNRAAQQKIQGLTETVELLQTQVEELQHQVEELKLSPVQSQKPLHREKWAPRSTQSVSCLKELQKDLRYDYETDGPSDGGESSDFSWHEEEQASLRQSLRSLQTQFAAERARREESEREAELLAAENEALEQQLTGMDACRARVSELEREVDELRQLWKSDSSTRSNRPDIIHSLLPNSMFLHPEEEGEGYGAAVRSPRVLKRWDSERLMKAAQMPDSPDRIYDHECSCVRRAEVVKYRGISLLNEVDAQYSALQVKYDELLRRCHQGQPEEEEEEDEQSHKSVQTASLATSCPALTDLEGFEDDFHQPEYKELFREIFSRIQKTKEDLMENRERLSAGEVLPSLH